The Porphyrobacter sp. LM 6 sequence AGGTGCCGGGTGTTGAAGTGCTCAACAACGCCTTCTTCAACGAGTTCACCCTGCTGCTCGGCGGCAAGCCCGCGCGCGAGATCGTGCGCGATCTGGCCGACCGCGGCGTGCTGGGCGGCGTGTCGCTCGGGCGGCTTTACCCCGGCGTCGAAGCGCTGGAACACGCGCTGCTGGTCGCCGTGACCGAAACCACCACCGAGGAAGATATCGAGGCCCTCGCCCGCGAGCTTGAAGCCAGCATCAAGGAGCACGCAGCATGAACGCCCCCAACGCCTCCGGCTGGAAGCCCGAAATGACGCTCGCCGAAGACGGGATGCACAACGGCCCGTCGACCACCACCGGCAACCGCGCGCTGATGCTCGAAGAGCCGCTGCTGTTCGAAATCGGCCGCGCCGATGTGACCGGCGTCGATCTGCCCGCGCTTGATCCGGCTGCCCCGACCCGTCTCGGCGGCCTCGCACGATCGGAAGCGATCGGGCTGGTCGGCCTGACCGAACCGGAAACCGTGCGCCACTACACCCGACTGTCGCGGCAGAACTACGGGATCGACCTCGGCTTCTTCCCGCTCGGTTCGTGCACGATGAAGCACAACCCGCGCCTCAATGAGAAGATGGCGCGGCTCCCCGGCTTTGCCGATATCCACCCGCTCGCGCCGCAATCCTCGGTGCAGGGCGCGCTCGAAGTCATCAGCCAGCTGGGCACCTGGCTGTGCAAGCTGACCGGCATGCCCGCTGTCGCGATGAGCCCCAAGGCGGGCGCGCATGGCGAGCTGTGCGGGATCCTCGCGATCCGCGCGGCGCATGAAGCGCGCGGCGATGCGCGCGAGGTGGTGCTGGTGCCGGAAAGCGCCCACGGTACCAACCCGGCGACTGCCGCCTTCGCCAATTACCGCGTGGAAGATATCCCCGCGACGCCCGAAGGCCGGGTCGATGTGGCCGCGCTCAAGGCCCGCCTCGGGCCGGACGTGGCGGCGGTTATGATCACCAACCCCAACACCTGCGGGTTGTTCGAAAAGGACTTCCGCGAAATCGCCGATGCCGTCCACGCGGCGGGCGGATACGTCTATTGCGACGGGGCGAACTTCAACGCCATCGTCGGCAAGGTGCGCCCGGGCGATCTCGGCGTCGATGCGATGCACATCAACCTGCACAAGACCTTCTCCACCCCGCATGGCGGCGGCGGGCCGGGTTCGGGGCCGGTTGTGCTCTCGGAGGCGCTCGCGCCCTATGCGCCGCTGCCTTTCGTGCGGCAGGATACGGCTGGCACCTTCTATCTCGTCGAGGAAGAGAACAGCGAGGAGCGCGGGCCTTCGTTTGGCCGCATGACCGCGTTCCACGGCCAGATGGGGATGTATACCCGCGCGCTCACCTACATGCTCAGCCACGGGGCCGACGGCCTCAAGCAGGTGGCCGAGGATGCGGTGCTCAACGCCAATTACATCCTG is a genomic window containing:
- the gcvPB gene encoding aminomethyl-transferring glycine dehydrogenase subunit GcvPB, yielding MNAPNASGWKPEMTLAEDGMHNGPSTTTGNRALMLEEPLLFEIGRADVTGVDLPALDPAAPTRLGGLARSEAIGLVGLTEPETVRHYTRLSRQNYGIDLGFFPLGSCTMKHNPRLNEKMARLPGFADIHPLAPQSSVQGALEVISQLGTWLCKLTGMPAVAMSPKAGAHGELCGILAIRAAHEARGDAREVVLVPESAHGTNPATAAFANYRVEDIPATPEGRVDVAALKARLGPDVAAVMITNPNTCGLFEKDFREIADAVHAAGGYVYCDGANFNAIVGKVRPGDLGVDAMHINLHKTFSTPHGGGGPGSGPVVLSEALAPYAPLPFVRQDTAGTFYLVEEENSEERGPSFGRMTAFHGQMGMYTRALTYMLSHGADGLKQVAEDAVLNANYILRSMEDILHAPFGASGPCMHEALFGDKDFTDGLSTLDVAKGLIDEGYHPMTVYFPLVVHGAMLVEPTETESKAAIDQFITAFRSVVTRALAGDQALKQAPYYSPRRRLDETAAARKPKLVFEG